AATTGTGGACCTCAAATCTTTGCAAAGAAAGGAGTTTATTAACCGAATTTTGCGAATAAGACGGCATTTTGCAAATTTGCAAAGCGGTCAATTGCAAAACCAGACCGAATCCCGGCGGGGCAATCGGATTCACTGCCCATCTGCGCCGCACTCACGGGCGTCTTGAGGAATTTCCGGGCGGCGGCCGGCCCTGTGTCGGTCCGGCCTCGCCGCTGCTCAGCCGTAGCTCGCCACCGGCGTGCCGGCGATGGCCGCCATGTTCAGCAACCCGCGCGAGGTGATCGAGGGCGTCACGATATGCGCGCGATTGCCCAGCCCCATCAGGATCGGCCCGACCTCCAGCCCGCCGGCCTTGAGCCGCAGGATGTTGCGCACGCCGCTGGCCGCATCGGCCTGGGCGAAGATCAGCACATTGGCGGCGCCCTGCATGCGGTTCTCGGGCATCAGCCGCTCGCGCAGCTCCGGGTCGAGCGCGCTGTCCACATGCATCTCGCCCTCATAGATGAAATCGCGCGGCTGGCTGTCGAGGATCTCCAGCGCGGCGCGGATGCGCGGGCCGGAGCCGTCGGCCTGGTTGCCGAATTGCGAGCGCGAGCACAGTGCGATCTGGGGCGTGAGCCCAAAGCGGCGCACATGGCGCGCGGCGCCGATGACCGTCTTGGCGATCTGCTCGGGCGTCGGCTCCGTCCAGACCTGGGTGTCGGCGAGAAACAGCGGCCCGTCTTCCAGGATCATCATCGACAGCGCACCCTGCGCCTCGTGGCCATCGTTGCCCAGCACCTGGGTGATGTAGTTGAGATGCCAGCGATACTCGCCGAAGGTGCCGCAGATCATGCTGTCGGCCTCGCCGCGATAGACCATGATCGCGGCAATCGCGGTGAGGTTCGTGCGCAGGATCGCGCGCGCCAGATCCGGCGTCACGCCGCGCCGCGCCATCAGCTTGTGATAGGTTTCCCAGTAATCGCGATACCGCGGGTCGTCCTGCGGGTCGACGATGTGGAAATCGCGGCCCGGGCGGATTTCCAGCCCCATGCGCTCGCAGCGGCTTGCCATGACGTCCGGGCGACCGATGAGGATCGGCTGCTCGGTGGTTTCTTCCAGGATCGCCTGCGCCGCGCGCAGCACCCGTTCGTCCTCGCCCTCGGCAAAGACGATCCGGCGAGAGGCCGAGCGTGCCGCCTCGAAGACCGGGCGCATGAGCAGCGCCGATTTGAACACCGAGGCGTTGAGCTTGTCCTTGTAGGCCTGAAGATCGTCGAGCGGACGCGCCGCCACGCCGGAATCCATCGCCGCCTGCGCCACCGCCGAGGAGACGACAGCGGAAAGGCGCGGATCGAAGGGTTTCGGGATCAGATAGTCGCGCCCGAAGGTCAGCTGCTCGCCATGATAGGCCGCCGCCGCCTCGGCAGAGGTGGTGGCGCGGGCAAGCGCCGCGATGCCCTCGACGCAGGCCACCGACATGGCGTCGTTGATCTCGGTCGCGCCGACATCCAGCGCGCCGCGGAAGATGAAGGGGAAACACAGGACGTTGTTGACCTGGTTGGGAAAATCACTGCGCCCGGTGGCGATGATCGCGTCGGGCGCCACGGCGCGTACCGCGTCGGGCATGATCTCGGGCGTGGGATTGGCCAGCGCAAAGACGATGGGAGCCTCGCTCATGCGCGCCACCTGTTCGGGCTTCAGCACGCCGGGGCCGGAAAGCCCGAGGAACAGATCCGCCCCCGCGATCACATCGTCGAGCGTGCGCAGGTCGGAATTCTGCGCAAACGCCGCCTTCTGCGGCGTCATATCCTCTTCGCGGCCCTCATAGACCAGTCCGTGAATATCGCAGAGCCAGACATTCTCGCGCTTCACCCCGAGCTTCAGCAGCATGTTCAGACAGGCGATGCCCGCAGCACCGCCGCCGGTGGAGACGACCTTGATATCCTCAAAGGACTTGCCGGCCACATGCAGCGCGTTGGTGGCCGCCGCGCCGACAACGATGGCGGTGCCGTGCTGGTCGTCGTGGAACACGGGGATGTTCATCCGCTCGCGGCAGATCTTTTCCACGATGAAACAATCGGGCGCCTTGATGTCCTCAAGGTTGATCGCGCCAAAGGTCGGCTCCAGCGCGCAGACGATCTCGGCCAGCTTTTCCGGGTCGGGCTCGTTCAGCTCCAGATCGAAACAGTCGATATTGGCGAATTTCTTGAAGAGGACCGCCTTGCCCTCCATCACCGGCTTGGAGGCGAGCGGGCCGATATTGCCCAAGCCCAGCACCGCCGTGCCGTTCGACACCACCGCCACGAGATTGCCCCGCGCGGTGTAGCGGGCGGCGGTCTGCGGATCGGCCTTGATCTCGAGACAGGCCTCGGCGACGCCGGGCGAATAGGCGCGGCTGAGGTCGCGGCCATTGGCCAGCGGCTTGGTCGCGCGGACCTCAAGCTTCCCGGGCTTGGGATTTTCATGGTAGAACAGCGCCGCCTGGCGCAGGCTTTCCTGAGCGGTATCGGTCATGCCGGCCGGGCTCCCGAATTAGTTCAACATTGAACAATCCGCAAAACGCGGATGGGTGCCCAATAGCAGGAGTCCGGTAAGGCGTAAATGGCTAAGCCGCGGACCCCGCTTTTGCGCGGATCGCGGCCTGCGCCGATATGTCGGGAAAACCGCCCGCCTCAGAACCTCAAAAGGCCACGTCTTCAAGCAGTTCGATCCGGCGCTCCGCCTCGCGGCGGGTCAGGTCGGGATCGAAGCTCTCGCCACTGCGCTCGCTTAGCACGCGCAGCCGCGCCTCCTGTTCCTCGGTCATCGGCTCTTGCGGCGGCGGCGGCACATCTAGCGCGGCGTCGACATCTTCGGCACGGGGTGTTGAGTTCATCGGTTGGAACCTCCTTTACCGCCCCGAAACGCAACGCCCCCGGGTCAGGTTCCATAAGATATCGCAACCGTTTGCGCTCACGCCCCGGACGCTCCGATTTCCGTAGGTGACAAGGCCGCGCCCCGCTCCTATAAGGCGCGCGAAATTCCGATCCCCCACCAAGGAGCTTTTCCTATGACGACCCTGGTTTTCGGCCACAAATCCCCCGACACCGACAGCACCGGCAGCCCCATCGTCTGGGCCTGGTACATGAACGAGGTCAAGGGCGAGGCCGCCAAGCCCGCTCTGCTCGGCGAGCCCAACACCGAGGCCGCCTTCATGCTCCAGCACTGGGGTCTGGACAAGCCCGAGATCATCGGCGACGTGGCCGAGGATGCGCCGGTCGTCATCGTCGACACCAACAACCCCGCCGAGCTGCCGGCCTCGATCAACGCCGCCGACATCAAGGCGATCATCGACCACCACAAGCTGGTGGGCGGCCTGGAAACCAAGGGCCCGATCGACATCACCGTGCGCCCGCTCGCCTGCACCGCCACCATCATGTACGATCTGATGGGCGACGATGCCGC
The window above is part of the Salipiger abyssi genome. Proteins encoded here:
- a CDS encoding NADP-dependent malic enzyme, producing MTDTAQESLRQAALFYHENPKPGKLEVRATKPLANGRDLSRAYSPGVAEACLEIKADPQTAARYTARGNLVAVVSNGTAVLGLGNIGPLASKPVMEGKAVLFKKFANIDCFDLELNEPDPEKLAEIVCALEPTFGAINLEDIKAPDCFIVEKICRERMNIPVFHDDQHGTAIVVGAAATNALHVAGKSFEDIKVVSTGGGAAGIACLNMLLKLGVKRENVWLCDIHGLVYEGREEDMTPQKAAFAQNSDLRTLDDVIAGADLFLGLSGPGVLKPEQVARMSEAPIVFALANPTPEIMPDAVRAVAPDAIIATGRSDFPNQVNNVLCFPFIFRGALDVGATEINDAMSVACVEGIAALARATTSAEAAAAYHGEQLTFGRDYLIPKPFDPRLSAVVSSAVAQAAMDSGVAARPLDDLQAYKDKLNASVFKSALLMRPVFEAARSASRRIVFAEGEDERVLRAAQAILEETTEQPILIGRPDVMASRCERMGLEIRPGRDFHIVDPQDDPRYRDYWETYHKLMARRGVTPDLARAILRTNLTAIAAIMVYRGEADSMICGTFGEYRWHLNYITQVLGNDGHEAQGALSMMILEDGPLFLADTQVWTEPTPEQIAKTVIGAARHVRRFGLTPQIALCSRSQFGNQADGSGPRIRAALEILDSQPRDFIYEGEMHVDSALDPELRERLMPENRMQGAANVLIFAQADAASGVRNILRLKAGGLEVGPILMGLGNRAHIVTPSITSRGLLNMAAIAGTPVASYG
- a CDS encoding DUF3072 domain-containing protein; the encoded protein is MNSTPRAEDVDAALDVPPPPQEPMTEEQEARLRVLSERSGESFDPDLTRREAERRIELLEDVAF